In Anomaloglossus baeobatrachus isolate aAnoBae1 unplaced genomic scaffold, aAnoBae1.hap1 Scaffold_2898, whole genome shotgun sequence, one DNA window encodes the following:
- the LOC142266682 gene encoding uncharacterized protein LOC142266682 produces MMNHCIMVSSDRCKHCSMGSSNRCKKLLASLDLLSVPLLEDSIPGIVSSFELGVIKTMTSDLIKHLRDLDGQDLMNALLFLSTVSSVGVETASFLTSELIDQTYRHMRRAESKRQPGITGAAMTLLANIAIYSGEEVMERLEKDEEHPPSSSFKVLDLISTKSSRDWKERSYDFFYHLLHPMYGFRNYQDDFVLFHDTDTTQAAMCHYITCVLTDEERRKLIPYLRIPMRYSFRTSRITSVMFVSELLHHPNLEKNVAKNLISLMALKTYSSDELEVCHVTEAIGNACKGAPTEVHQLKDFIFDCLRRKLYGCKNPKDIINILQVLSKLVTLLKRSKLGNTFGEIVNLCTCYLNHSNPLVQVYAASLFADLAKNCNQSKKDFSQHIRSYLAALLIMLHSKNQQVKAASIAALLHCLPYVGCKNVEELLNRGKYCKIYEQLGQKEPVYLVKMIFTFFKLLFMVHDLDALLEHLTMIRDALPYEELYPTALCHVFKELRALTKLHQRYPPKLKEAINRAIDILAKKWKSIGTVKVVKKGTYIKTEE; encoded by the coding sequence ATGATGAATCATTGCATCATGGTATCCAGCGATCGCTGTAAACATTGCAGCATGGGATCCAGCAATCGCTGTAAAAAGCTGTTGGCCTCGCTGGACCTGCTCAGTGTCCCTCTTCTGGAGGACAGTATTCCAGGCATTGTCTCATCATTTGAGCTTGGAGTAATAAAGACAATGACCAGCGATCTAATCAAACATCTGCGTGATCTGGATGGACAGGATTTGATGAATGCCCTCCTGTTCTTGTCAACTGTAAGCTCTGTCGGAGTGGAGACTGCCAGCTTTCTGACTAGTGAACTTATCGATCAGACCTACCGCCACATGCGGAGAGCGGAAAGTAAGAGACAACCCGGAATAACTGGCGCAGCTATGACGCTCCTGGCTAATATTGCAATTTATAGCGGTGAAGAAGTCATGGAGCGTTTGGAAAAGGATGAAGAGCATCCACCAAGCAGCTCGTTCAAGGTATTGGACCTGATTTCCACCAAATCCAGCAGAGACTGGAAAGAGAGAAGCTATGATTTTTTCTATCACCTTCTGCACCCCATGTATGGGTTCAGAAACTACCAGGATGACTTTGTTCTCTTCCATGACACAGACACTACGCAGGCTGCGATGTGTCATTATATTACTTGTGTCTTAACTGATGAGGAAAGGAGGAAACTCATCCCTTACCTGCGTATACCAATGAGATATTCATTCAGAACAAGCAGAATCACCAGTGTCATGTTCGTCTCGGAGCTCCTACACCATCCTAACCTGGAGAAGAATGTGGCAAAAAATTTAATCTCATTAATGGCTTTAAAAACTTACAGCTCGGATGAGCTTGAGGTCTGCCATGTTACAGAAGCTATTGGTAATGCTTGTAAAGGTGCCCCTACCGAGGTGCATCAACTGAAAGACTTCATATTTGACTGCCTGCGCAGGAAATTATATGGTTGTAAGAATCCAAAAGATATCATCAACATCTTACAAGTCCTGTCAAAATTAGTCACCTTGCTGAAAAGATCAAAACTTGGTAATACTTTTGGGGAGATTGTCAATCTTTGTACTTGCTATCTAAACCACTCGAACCCTCTGGTCCAGGTATACGCCGCTTCACTATTTGCTGATCTCGCCAAGAACTGTAACCAGAGCAAGAAAGACTTCAGCCAACACATCAGGAGTTACCTAGCAGCCTTACTGATAATGTTACACAGCAAAAACCAGCAGGTTAAGGCAGCCAGTATTGCAGCCTTGTTGCATTGTCTTCCTTACGTCGGATGTAAAAATGTAGAAGAGCTGTTAAATAGAGGAAAATACTGCAAGATATATGAACAACTTGGGCAAAAAGAACCGGTTTATCTGGTGAAGATGATATTCACTTTTTTTAAATTACTGTTTATGGTTCATGATTTGGACGCTCTCCTGGAGCACCTCACTATGATAAGAGACGCTTTACCCTATGAAGAACTCTATCCGACGGCATTATGTCATGTGTTTAAAGAGTTGAGGGCCCTCACTAAATTGCATCAACGGTATCCTCCGAAATTGAAGGAGGCAATTAACCGTGCCATAGACATCCTGGCTAAGAAGTGGAAAAGCATTGGAACTGTTAAAGTGGTTAAAAAAGGTACCTACATAAAAACCGAAGAATAG